A genome region from Eremothecium cymbalariae DBVPG#7215 chromosome 4, complete sequence includes the following:
- the PCK1 gene encoding phosphoenolpyruvate carboxykinase PCK1 (similar to Ashbya gossypii AFR292W): MSPSKVFQSPEEKIRSELGLSSGVLIIRRNAPAALLYEDALLERNTAISSTGALIAYSGEKTGRSPKDKRIVDEPTSANKVWWGPVNRKVSERTWDINRERAVDYLRTREHLYIVDAFAGWDPRYRIKIRIVCCRAYHALFMTNMLIRPTEEELAEFGEPDFTVWNAGQFPANTHTEGMSSKTTVEINFKAMEMVILGTEYAGEMKKGIFTVMFYLMPINHNVLTLHSSANQGIAKGDVTLFFGLSGTGKTTLSADQHRLLIGDDEHCWSDYGVFNIEGGCYAKCIGLSAEKEPEIFNAIRYGSVLENVVYEPVSRVVDYDDSSITENTRCAYPIEYIPSAKIPCLSNSHPSNIVLLTCDASGVLPPVSKLTPEQVMYHFISGYTSKMAGTEQGVTEPEATFSSCFGQPFLALHPMKYATMLAEKMSQHNANAWLINTGWTGASYVSGGKRCPLKYTRAILDAIHGGSLANADYETLPVFGLSIPRAVEGVPSELLNPSRNWVEGEEKYSKAVTSLANLFVQNFKIYQDQATKEVLYAGPQL; this comes from the coding sequence ATGTCaccttcaaaagttttccaGAGTCCTGAGGAGAAGATCAGGAGTGAGCTTGGGCTCTCTTCTGGGGTTTTGATTATCAGACGGAATGCTCCGGCGGCTTTGTTGTATGAGGACGCTCTTTTGGAGCGCAATACTGCGATTTCCAGCACGGGCGCGTTGATTGCGTACTCGGGGGAGAAGACGGGTAGGTCACCAAAGGACAAGCGTATTGTGGATGAGCCTACGTCTGCTAATAAGGTTTGGTGGGGTCCTGTGAATAGGAAGGTGTCAGAGCGGACGTGGGACATCAACCGTGAAAGAGCTGTGGATTACTTGCGGACCCGTGAGCATTTGTATATAGTTGATGCATTTGCAGGCTGGGATCCTCGGTACCGTATCAAGATTAGAATCGTTTGCTGCCGTGCGTACCACGCGTTGTTCATGACCAACATGTTAATCAGGCCCACGGAGGAGGAGTTGGCTGAGTTTGGTGAGCCCGACTTTACCGTCTGGAACGCTGGTCAGTTCCCGGCAAACACACACACCGAGGGTATGTCCTCCAAGACTACTGTGGAGATTAATTTCAAGGCTATGGAGATGGTTATCCTCGGAACCGAATACGCTGGCGAGATGAAGAAGGGTATTTTCACGGTTATGTTCTATTTGATGCCTATCAACCATAACGTCTTGACTTTGCATTCCTCGGCAAACCAAGGTATCGCCAAAGGCGATGTTACCTTATTTTTCGGCTTGAGTGGCACGGGAAAGACTACCTTGTCTGCTGACCAACATAGGTTGTTGattggtgatgatgagcaCTGCTGGTCTGACTACGGTGTCTTCAACATCGAAGGTGGTTGTTACGCCAAATGTATTGGTTTAAGCGCAGAGAAGGAACCTGAGATTTTCAACGCAATCAGGTACGGCTCTGTCTTGGAGAATGTGGTTTACGAACCCGTATCGAGAGTGGTTGATTATGACGACTCCTCCATCACCGAGAACACTCGTTGTGCATACCCAATCGAATACATTCCAAGTGCGAAGATTCCATGCTTGTCCAATAGCCACCCTTCGAATATCGTCCTATTGACCTGTGATGCCTCAGGTGTGTTGCCTCCCGTGTCTAAGTTGACTCCTGAGCAGGTAATGTACCATTTCATTTCTGGTTACACCTCCAAGATGGCTGGTACTGAACAAGGTGTGACTGAACCAGAAGCAACCTTCTCCTCATGTTTCGGCCAGCCATTCTTGGCTCTACATCCAATGAAGTACGCTACTATGTTGGCAGAGAAGATGTCTCAGCATAATGCTAACGCATGGTTGATTAACACCGGTTGGACTGGTGCTTCTTACGTGTCCGGTGGCAAGCGTTGTCCGCTAAAATACACTAGAGCCATTTTGGACGCTATTCATGGAGGCTCTTTGGCTAACGCTGATTACGAGACGTTGCCAGTGTTTGGTTTGTCTATTCCAAGAGCTGTCGAAGGAGTCCCAAGTGAATTGCTAAATCCATCCAGGAACTGGGTTGAAGGTGAAGAAAAGTATAGCAAGGCTGTTACCTCCTTGGCTAATCTATTCGTGCAAAATTTCAAGATCTACCAGGATCAAGCCACCAAAGAAGTCCTGTATGCAGGTCCACAATTATAA
- the UBP7 gene encoding ubiquitin-specific protease UBP7 (similar to Ashbya gossypii AFR296C), protein MEAPYMPEYSLELQQFVEEVYVENLEDCYQKLRLEKLIDLLEHGAYLLESYRELLGRGQVEAGITAYVVGAFYLYLIIPQSIEFHTRNLSYSIYVDLKRHYESDPNMMNVMLLVAAKVGSVMQLYLSGEGDEKYGARFTGRKRAYSMQSCDSSKLADTLGKLSIERSSTRGTTVFEGKTEQGAFGQQQQDDEWEDTVWSAPNLEPDDQLKLAVSYSHSPSIHDTSDSKTKDSGLENNSAAEFSVLDEEWVSERRSGFMSQSLQVDSSDNKNNDELPSIGDHNDVLDRFYTHGQDLRYPICNDGVVPCENSSIMWLYESSSIKCLDLLSKLTSSERSSMLLIDLRLPKRYEYSHILAENVINIDPELLWDDEKGAPVSSVKELELVIDNHLFRSRRQFATIVCYTDNYTYMQIDFDFVFLLFRLLYLGRPQLVLKTLSGGYEQWKSFLKELKRTESIILSDFLWKRPHKNEHSNDIVIASGEPSDSNNSKSFPPSLVENSIPAFQSDHKPIAQQSSVGIEPIHRFSSVSTYSKPVVPPPIPVTRPLLNPATNPLSQYCSQMLVNAVKPPSTNENSVSQSHLSTTPDAKSVSQSNLSTTPDAKSVSQSNLSTTPDAKSVSQSNLSTTPDAKSVSQSNLSTTPDAKSVSQSNLSTTPDAKSVSQSNLSTTPDAKSVSQSNLSTTPDAKSVSQSNLSTTPDAKSVSQSNLSTTPDAKSVSQSHLSSTPDAKSVSQSNLSATPESNLSATPDANSASQSNLSNTPDAKSVSHVSITTTTVPMVLPPIPVTRPLIPPPFENNRADSSLSSTRETNETVPLPLQTVRNSGSIPFYPVVQDNKPTLSAIFSDEKLTSQSIVNHDDDDGTSSKSVSSSHKGIMPVKTVEHDCDTSPLPNLLPKIPKIVSSVENINSGLSQFVSASSSRPVSSHNIKYSKFNMSQPPIPITKPLLTPSNTVSTFHVPLAPSSIPIRATTITASQSSHPNYMASQKRMELFESGSVRSVTTSKYPLPLVNPIHDPAQVASTQRTEIYDNIWRALDRRSERRNHRSNAYASAYRKNSSISHKGADRSPEETNNIKVDGHKLIRNPIPHFSIPTIENSYNEYVALSITGLRNMSNTCYINSMLQCLFSTSAFRNLFLSNKYAHYLKSPEMDTMSRSFYMLFRKMYMNGGCSVVPSGFLKMCNTLKPDLRIPYGQQDTQEFLLFLLDKLHDELSSIESVSNDYSHLLLHDNVRLYVDDAQYNKWFDQNIDQNGLSPIDDLFQGQMENQLSCQRCGYSSYTYSTFYVLSLALPNPVAKAFGKTKKLRLEDCINFFTCDEVLSDQNAWDCPRCCSPSDYMSYDHKGKRKISTSFESLNGGNSSRSKLFKFGYKMRSRSEAPKFSSKLSDKVSNGKPATVKSLNFITMPRILVIHLSRFIYDLTKKNNIVVSYPLILNIVLKNSEVAKFRLYSIVNHFGTLISGHYTSLVNKELNHEISHGKQKWYYFDDEIVKFDTNHGDYDNGIASVSSSNVYVLFYERIFD, encoded by the coding sequence ATGGAGGCTCCGTATATGCCAGAGTATTCTCTAGAATTGCAGCAGTTTGTGGAGGAGGTTTATGTGGAGAATTTGGAGGACTGTTATCAAAAGTTGAGGCTTGAGAAGCTTATAGATTTGCTAGAACATGGGGCGTATCTCCTTGAATCTTACAGGGAGTTGTTGGGGCGGGGGCAAGTGGAGGCTGGCATAACGGCGTATGTTGTGGGAGCAttttatttgtatttgatTATTCCGCAGTCGATTGAGTTTCATACGAGGAATCTTTCGTATTCGATATATGTGGATTTAAAGCGGCATTATGAGAGTGATCCAAATATGATGAATGTTATGTTGCTTGTGGCGGCAAAGGTGGGTTCTGTGATGCAGCTCTATCTATCTGGGGAAGGGGATGAAAAGTATGGTGCTCGGTTTACTGGCAGAAAGAGGGCATATTCGATGCAAAGTTGTGATTCGTCTAAACTTGCAGATACGTTGGGGAAACTGTCTATTGAGCGTTCCTCCACCAGGGGGACTACTGTGTTTGAAGGAAAGACGGAACAGGGTGCGTTTggacagcagcagcaagatGATGAATGGGAGGATACTGTCTGGAGTGCTCCAAACCTGGAGCCGGATGATCAGCTAAAACTTGCTGTGTCGTATTCCCACTCACCCTCGATCCATGATACTTCAGATTCTAAAACCAAGGATTCAGGTCTTGAAAACAATTCTGCTGCAgaattttctgttttagaTGAAGAATGGGTTTCTGAACGGCGATCTGGTTTCATGAGTCAGTCGTTACAGGTTGATTCTTcagacaacaaaaataatgatgaacTACCTTCGATTGGGGACCACAATGACGTCTTAGATCGTTTTTACACACATGGACAGGATTTGCGTTATCCCATATGTAATGATGGCGTTGTTCCATGTGAGAATAGTTCAATTATGTGGCTGTATGAGAGTTCCTCTATCAAATGTTTGGACTTACTTTCTAAGCTGACATCTAGTGAACGCAGTTCTATGCTTTTAATTGACCTAAGGTTACCTAAGAGGTATGAGTACTCTCATATTTTAGCTGAAAATGTGATTAATATAGATCCCGAGTTACTGTGGGATGATGAAAAGGGTGCACCTGTTTCTTCAGTAAAGGAGTTAGAGTTAGTTATCGATAACCACTTATTCCGCAGCAGACGGCAGTTTGCTACCATTGTATGTTACACGGATAATTATACCTACATGCAAATCGATTTCGACTTcgtatttttattattcaGATTACTATACCTTGGAAGACCCCAattggttttaaaaaccCTTTCAGGTGGATACGAACAGTGGAAGTCTTTcttgaaggaattgaaaAGAACTGAGTCAATTATATTGAGTGATTTTTTGTGGAAACGCCCTCATAAAAACGAGCATAGTAATGATATAGTCATCGCATCTGGGGAACCCTctgattcaaataattctaaGTCCTTCCCGCCGTCTCTGGTTGAAAATTCGATACCAGCTTTTCAATCTGATCACAAACCCATAGCACAACAATCTTCCGTTGGAATTGAACCAATTCACCGGTTTTCTTCTGTATCAACATACAGCAAGCCAGTCGTGCCTCCTCCAATACCAGTCACTAGGCCTTTACTTAACCCGGCGACGAACCCATTGTCCCAGTATTGCAGTCAGATGTTGGTTAATGCTGTGAAGCCACCTAGCACTAATGAGAACTCTGTCTCACAATCACATCTTTCAACTACTCCGGATGCCAAGTCTGTCTCACaatcaaatctttcaactacTCCGGATGCCAAGTCTGTTTCCCaatcaaatctttcaactacTCCGGATGCCAAGTCTGTCTCACaatcaaatctttcaactacTCCGGATGCCAAGTCTGTCTCACaatcaaatctttcaactacTCCGGATGCCAAGTCTGTCTCACaatcaaatctttcaactacTCCGGATGCCAAGTCTGTCTCACaatcaaatctttcaactacTCCGGATGCCAAGTCTGTCTCACaatcaaatctttcaactacTCCGGATGCCAAGTCTGTCTCACaatcaaatctttcaactacTCCGGATGCCAAGTCTGTCTCACaatcaaatctttcaactacTCCGGATGCCAAGTCTGTCTCACAATCACATCTTTCATCTACTCCAGATGCCAAGTCTGTTTCCCAATCAAATCTTTCAGCTACTCCGGAATCAAATCTTTCAGCTACTCCGGATGCCAACTCTGCCTCACaatcaaatctttcaaatactCCGGATGCCAAGTCCGTGTCACACGTATCTATTACCACAACAACCGTGCCTATGGTGTTACCTCCTATACCAGTTACGAGGCCTTTGATACCGCCGCCATTCGAGAATAACAGAGCCGattcatctttatcatcCACCCGTGAAACCAATGAGACTGTACCATTACCATTGCAAACCGTTAGAAATAGTGGATCCATTCCATTTTACCCTGTTGTTCAAGACAACAAGCCTACTCTATCCGCTATTTTCAGCGATGAAAAATTAACATCACAATCTATTGTTAAtcatgatgatgatgacggGACTAGCTCAAAGTCTGTATCTAGTTCACATAAAGGTATCATGCCAGTAAAAACTGTTGAACATGATTGTGATACTTCACCACTGCCTAACTTActtccaaaaattccaaaaattgtATCATCTGTCGAAAATATCAACTCTGGTTTATCTCAATTTGTTTCTGCTTCGTCTTCCAGGCCTGTTTCATCACACAATATAAAATACAGCAAGTTTAATATGTCGCAGCCGCCTATTCCTATTACTAAACCACTTTTGACGCCATCAAACACTGTTTCAACATTCCACGTCCCGCTTGCACCATCTTCTATACCAATTAGGGCAACAACGATAACGGCCTCACAATCCTCCCATCCTAATTATATGGCATCTCAAAAGCGGATGGAACTCTTCGAATCAGGATCTGTAAGATCTGTTACTACCTCGAAATATCCACTACCACTGGTAAACCCAATTCACGATCCTGCACAAGTTGCGTCAACACAGAGAACGGAAATTTATGATAATATTTGGCGAGCACTTGATAGGAGAAGCGAGAGGAGAAATCATCGAAGCAATGCATATGCTTCAGCATATCGaaaaaattcatcaatttccCATAAAGGGGCTGACAGAAGCCCCGAGGAGACTAATAATATCAAAGTGGATGGCCATAAACTAATACGGAATCCTATCCCTCATTTTAGTATCCCAACAATTGAGAATAGTTATAACGAGTATGTTGCGTTATCAATAACTGGATTAAGGAATATGTCTAATACGTGTTATATTAATAGTATGCTTCAATGTTTATTTTCCACAAGTGCATTTCGGAACTTGTTTCTCTCAAATAAATATGCCCACTACTTGAAATCACCAGAAATGGATACAATGTCACGTTCTTTTTATATGCTATTTCGAAAGATGTACATGAATGGTGGTTGTTCTGTTGTGCCCAGTgggtttttaaaaatgtgTAATACATTAAAACCTGACTTAAGAATACCGTATGGCCAACAGGACACTCAGgagtttttattatttctattaGACAAACTACATGATGAGTTATCTTCAATTGAATCTGTGAGTAATGATTATTCACACCTATTGCTGCATGATAATGTAAGATTATATGTTGATGACGCTCAATATAATAAGTGGTTTGATCAAAATATCGACCAGAATGGGCTGTCGCCTATAGATGATCTTTTTCAAGGTCAAATGGAAAACCAACTATCGTGTCAGAGATGCGGTTATTCTTCCTACACATATTCAACATTCTACGTTCTATCACTTGCACTACCTAACCCCGTCGCTAAAGCATTTGGTAAGACTAAGAAGCTCAGATTAGAGGATTgtattaatttttttacttGTGATGAGGTTCTTAGCGACCAAAATGCATGGGATTGTCCTAGATGCTGCAGCCCATCTGATTATATGAGTTATGATcataaaggaaaaagaaagatatCTACTAGCTTCGAAAGTTTAAATGGTGGTAATTCTAGTCGTTCCAAGTTGTTTAAATTTGGCTATAAGATGCGCTCAAGATCGGAAGCTCCTaagttttcatcaaaaCTTTCGGATAAAGTCAGCAATGGAAAGCCAGCTACTGtgaaatctttaaattttaTCACCATGCCTCGGATATTGGTTATCCACTTGTCGCGTTTTATTTATGATCTGACCAAGAAAAACAACATTGTGGTGAGTTATCCGCTCATTCTTAATATTGTTCTAAAGAATAGCGAGGTTGCAAAATTTCGACTATACAGCATTGTGAATCATTTTGGCACATTAATAAGTGGGCATTATACGTCACTTGTGAATAAGGAATTAAATCATGAAATTTCACACGGCAAACAGAAATGGTACTATTTTGACGATGAGATTGTTAAGTTTGACACCAACCATGGTGATTACGACAATGGCATAGCTTCTGTGTCAAGCAGCAACGTTTACGTGTTATTTTATGAACGAATTTTTGATTGA
- the GUT2 gene encoding glycerol-3-phosphate dehydrogenase (similar to Ashbya gossypii AFR295W): protein MFFRYTSRKVIPWAAAAATVTGASVVSWQFVSQQHAISNTGFVANELPAELKLEKHAPAPPSRAQLLEKLQKTDQFDVLVIGGGASGTGSALDAATRGLNVALLEMNDYASGTSSKSTKMAHGGVRYLEKAFWELSKAQLDLVIEALNERAHMLHTAPHLCKILPIMIPVYKWWQVPYFYVGTKMYDFFAGKQNLKSSYLLSATGASQVAPMLDASKLKAGLVYHDGSFNDSRMNSTLAVTAIENGATLLNYMEVKQLLKNPETGKVEGAIAVDRETGKQYSVKAKVVVSATGPFSDRILQMENHPKGLPDDLSLSKANEGATITTKVAVADPKMVVPSSGVHIILPSFYCPKDMGLLDAETSDGRVMFFLPWQGKVLAGTTDIPMKQVPENPTATEADIQDILKELQHYIKFPVKREDVQSAWAGIRPLVKDPRKDNSDTQDLVRSHFLFTSDSGLVTISGGKWTTYREMAQETIDEVVKVGNFVNAKPCITRKIKLVGSENWDPNLPAILSQQYNLPPVLSEYLSENYGTKAAAICEIFQSDKRNQLPVSLAAEKAAANVDYDAFRYPFTVGELKYNIRNEYARKPLDFLMRRTRYAFLDAKQAVAAVPGTVKIMGDELGWDSAKREMETKYAIEFIKTFGV from the coding sequence aTGTTTTTTAGATATACCTCGAGAAAAGTGATTCCGTGGGCCGCTGCGGCTGCTACGGTTACGGGCGCGTCGGTTGTGTCGTGGCAATTTGTCAGTCAACAGCATGCTATAAGTAATACTGGGTTTGTGGCAAATGAGCTGCCTGCGGAGTTGAAGCTAGAAAAGCATGCTCCCGCGCCGCCTTCCAGAGCGCAGCTCTTGGAGAAGCTCCAGAAGACGGACCAGTTTGACGTCTTGGTGATCGGAGGTGGTGCTTCCGGGACGGGGTCGGCTCTTGATGCTGCCACGAGAGGTCTAAATGTGGCCTTGTTGGAGATGAACGACTACGCATCGGGTACGTCTTCAAAATCTACTAAAATGGCTCACGGCGGTGTCAggtatttggaaaaggCTTTTTGGGAGTTGTCCAAGGCCCAATTGGATTTGGTTATCGAGGCTTTGAACGAGCGTGCCCATATGTTGCACACGGCCCCCCACTTGTGCAAGATTTTGCCGATTATGATTCCCGTCTACAAGTGGTGGCAGGTGCCTTACTTCTACGTGGGCACCAAGATGTACGATTTCTTTGCTGGGAAACAGAATCTCAAGTCCTCATACTTGTTGTCTGCCACGGGTGCTTCCCAAGTGGCTCCCATGTTGGATGCGTCGAAATTGAAGGCAGGTCTTGTTTACCACGACGGTTCTTTCAATGACTCTAGAATGAATTCGACTCTCGCAGTCACGGCGATCGAAAATGGTGCCACCTTGTTGAACTATATGGAAGTGAAacaattgttgaaaaaccCGGAGACTGGCAAAGTTGAAGGTGCAATAGCTGTTGACCGCGAAACCGGCAAGCAGTACTCGGTAAAGGCTAAGGTAGTCGTCAGTGCTACTGGTCCTTTTTCTGATCGTATCTTGCAGATGGAAAACCATCCAAAGGGCTTACCCGACGATCTTTCCTTGTCGAAAGCTAACGAGGGCGCCACCATCACCACAAAGGTGGCCGTGGCAGACCCAAAGATGGTCGTCCCCTCCTCTGGTGTCCACATTATCTTGCCTTCTTTCTATTGTCCTAAAGACATGGGTTTGCTCGATGCGGAAACATCAGACGGCAGAGTCATGTTCTTTTTGCCTTGGCAAGGTAAGGTCTTAGCTGGTACTACCGATATCCCAATGAAACAAGTCCCAGAAAATCCAACCGCCACTGAAGCTGATATTcaagatatattgaagGAATTGCAACACTATATTAAATTCCCAGTGAAGAGAGAAGATGTCCAATCTGCTTGGGCCGGTATTAGACCATTAGTTAAAGACCCCAGAAAGGATAACTCCGACACCCAAGATTTGGTGAGATCTCACTTTTTGTTCACTTCGGACTCTGGTTTGGTTACCATCTCTGGTGGTAAGTGGACCACCTACAGAGAAATGGCACAAGAAACTATTGATGAAGTTGTGAAAGTTGGAAACTTTGTTAACGCAAAACCGTGCATTACtaggaaaataaaattagTTGGCTCCGAAAATTGGGATCCAAACTTGCCTGCTATCTTGTCTCAGCAATATAATTTACCTCCGGTCCTATCAGAATATTTGTCTGAAAACTACGGCACTAAAGCAGCTGCCATATGTgaaattttccaaagcGACAAACGTAATCAATTGCCTGTGTCCCTCGCAGCTGAAAAGGCTGCTGCCAACGTTGACTATGATGCCTTCCGTTACCCATTCACTGTTGGTGAGTTAAAGTACAACATCAGGAACGAATACGCAAGAAAACCTTTGGACTTTTTGATGAGAAGAACAAGATATGCGTTCTTAGATGCTAAACAAGCTGTCGCAGCAGTGCCTGGTACTGTGAAAATCATGGGTGATGAATTAGGCTGGGACAGCGCTAAGCGTGAAATGGAAACTAAATACGCCATCGAATTCATCAAGACATTTGGTGTATAG
- the RRD1 gene encoding peptidylprolyl isomerase RRD1 (similar to Ashbya gossypii AFR293C) codes for MTVELRKTKFSAPVKRIFDSHGTHDFQRSLTMYRLQSHLERYLGLVHNQEVPKVSTNGSVSSFVSIFLDRFLELIDETPPTTNTPRRFGNMACRDWHAKVQEEMDSLWRRFLPIERDAAYENCIIELRYYLGNAFGSPERLDYGTGHELSFLAVVVAVDMLGLWETSESGHGLTGTDLLYLWNKYYSIVHKLILTYTLEPAGSHGVWGLDDHIHLAYIIGASQWSDKDQNAPIQLSDILDMKSLYQYEDTNLYCNSIAFVMKVKSGPFSQHSPMLYDISRTVPTWSKATSGLIKMYQVEVLNKFPVVQHFWFGTGFFPWVDMKKGMSLPNYELYSKGACKERAVDGDASEDSTTAVPTATGSSGKLTTSAAMPPPRMTTGYSHHTPSGRYTVPRR; via the coding sequence ATGACTGTTGAGTTACGCAAGACAAAGTTCTCGGCACCCGTGAAGAGGATTTTTGATTCTCATGGGACGCACGACTTTCAGCGGTCGCTGACGATGTATCGGTTGCAATCGCATCTGGAGCGGTATCTTGGGTTGGTTCATAACCAGGAGGTGCCAAAGGTTTCCACAAATGGGTCGGTGTCGTCCTTTGTTTCTATATTCTTGGATCGATTCCTGGAGCTGATCGACGAGACGCCACCAACGACGAATACCCCTAGGCGGTTTGGGAATATGGCATGTAGGGATTGGCATGCCAAGGTGCAGGAGGAGATGGATTCTTTGTGGAGAAGGTTTCTGCCTATAGAGAGGGATGCGGCATATGAGAATTGTATTATTGAGTTGAGATATTATTTGGGGAATGCCTTCGGCTCCCCTGAGAGGTTGGACTACGGGACTGGACACGAACTATCGTTTTTGGCTGTGGTCGTGGCAGTCGATATGTTGGGTCTGTGGGAGACATCAGAGTCTGGGCACGGGTTAACCGGGACGGATTTATTATACTTGTGGAACAAGTACTATTCGATAGTGCACAAGCTGATTCTGACATACACACTTGAGCCGGCAGGTTCTCATGGAGTTTGGGGGTTGGACGATCACATCCATCTTGCCTATATTATCGGGGCGTCGCAATGGTCTGACAAAGACCAGAACGCCCCTATTCAGCTCTCGGACATTTTGGACATGAAGTCTTTGTACCAATACGAGGACACGAATCTGTATTGCAATTCAATAGCGTTTGTGATGAAGGTCAAGTCCGGGCCCTTTTCCCAGCACTCGCCCATGTTGTACGATATTTCGCGCACTGTGCCTACGTGGTCCAAGGCCACTAGCGGGTTGATCAAGATGTATCAGGTGGAGGTTTTAAACAAGTTTCCTGTTGTCCAGCACTTTTGGTTTGGCACTGGCTTCTTCCCCTGGGTTGATATGAAAAAGGGAATGTCATTACCAAACTACGAGCTTTATTCCAAAGGGGCTTGCAAGGAGCGCGCTGTTGATGGTGATGCATCTGAGGATTCGACCACCGCGGTGCCAACAGCGACAGGCTCGTCTGGGAAGCTTACCACCAGCGCGGCTATGCCTCCACCACGAATGACAACAGGTTATTCTCATCACACTCCCTCGGGCCGTTATACAGTGCCAAGAAGATGA
- the IMP21 gene encoding Imp21p (similar to Ashbya gossypii AFR294W) has protein sequence MDEPGRGILNRNGSSNMFVMPPPQQQQQHQRQNQSAAAAAGPSSEPGSANGAKASNGIIQTDGKGNSSSMTSPMGVTIKIEEPPEQRGRSRNKQSDATSSFSTSRSRTKLRSLSRVSIAEHELLRWTILRHDPSERLHRDSHAGTAARFGDISPQTTTVVPAGAAAGIAEDIEDVLSDEEQISDVENDYEVDAALDYDLGARVLPNFATSIQQTLDSQATWLAAYRRDIDPQQEKKKVQVDVLENCKRAIQHIAKRALSPAPAGAAGQAGHAPLAGSAAAHECPQKKAFLLYLEDLNTSHSEKLYALTYTFGAVLANRDTLYIVVQCDAADVEAHLVKVREQVAFLLDATSAALDHLDIIILTLHHPYPRHLLTEISEAFQPSALIIPLQIATGSLAGYVSFVPTLVVRKKLKRSRRKGIYD, from the coding sequence ATGGACGAGCCCGGTCGAGGAATACTTAACCGCAACGGCAGCAGCAATATGTTCGTAATGCCACCaccacagcagcagcaacagcaccaACGCCAAAACCAATCTGCCGCCGCCGCAGCCGGTCCAAGCAGCGAACCGGGCAGTGCTAACGGCGCCAAGGCAAGTAATGGAATTATACAGACCGATGGCAAGGGTAACAGTAGCTCCATGACGTCGCCCATGGGCGTCACAATCAAGATTGAAGAACCACCAGAACAAAGGGGCCGCTCCAGGAACAAGCAGTCCGATGCCACTTCGTCTTTCAGCACGAGCCGGAGCAGAACCAAGCTCAGATCCTTAAGCCGGGTAAGCATCGCCGAGCACGAACTTTTGAGATGGACCATTCTAAGACACGATCCCTCGGAAAGGCTGCACCGGGACAGCCACGCTGGGACGGCTGCCCGCTTCGGCGACATCAGTCCGCAGACCACCACGGTCGTGCCTGCGGGCGCCGCCGCGGGCATTGCTGAAGACATCGAAGATGTTCTTAGCGACGAAGAACAGATCAGCGATGTGGAAAACGACTACGAAGTGGACGCCGCCCTGGACTATGACCTGGGCGCACGTGTGCTGCCTAACTTCGCCACTAGCATCCAGCAGACATTGGACTCGCAGGCCACCTGGTTAGCCGCCTACAGACGTGATATAGACCCGCaacaagagaaaaaaaaggtACAGGTGGATGTTCTGGAGAACTGCAAAAGGGCCATACAGCACATCGCCAAGCGGGCCCTGAGTCCTGCTCCTGCAGGTGCTGCGGGGCAAGCGGGGCATGCCCCGCTTGCGGGATCGGCGGCAGCACACGAATGCCCGCAAAAGAAAGCCTTCCTCCTCTACCTAGAAGACCTCAACACATCCCACAGCGAAAAACTCTACGCCCTCACATACACCTTTGGCGCGGTTCTTGCAAATAGGGACACGCTGTACATCGTCGTGCAGTGCGATGCCGCCGACGTCGAAGCCCACCTCGTCAAGGTACGCGAGCAAGTAGCGTTTCTATTGGACGCCACCAGTGCAGCGCTGGATCATCTtgacatcatcatcctcacGCTGCACCACCCGTATCCACGCCACCTGCTTACCGAGATCTCTGAGGCCTTCCAGCCCTCGGCGCTAATCATCCCGCTGCAGATAGCAACCGGCTCGTTGGCGGGCTACGTCAGCTTTGTACCTACTCTGGTGGTGCGCAAGAAACTCAAAAGATCCCGTAGAAAGGGAATTTACgattaa